A portion of the Hoylesella buccalis ATCC 35310 genome contains these proteins:
- a CDS encoding N-acetyltransferase, with amino-acid sequence MPSVQIKKVESLRDLRTFVDFHYDLYEGDPYDVPNLFMDDMNTLRKDKNAAFEFCEAEYYIAYKQGKVVGRVAAIINHRANEKWKTKIVRFGWIDFVDDLDVSRALFDEVAAYGRSKGMTEMVGPLGFTDMDPEGMLTWGFDKLSTMITIYNYPYYPQHIEKLGGWEVDQNYVEYFFDVPKEIPEKYAKIAEVVESRYNLHIKKLTRREVKKTDYGRKVFDIINETYKDLYGYSELSEKQIDHYVNMYLRFADLNMITLIEDWNKDRKLIGVGISIPSLSYALQKCRRGRLLPWGWWHLLRAIKFQKTGGGGDLLLMGVLPEYRSKGANALLFTDLIPVFNKYGFTWAESQVELETNEGVQSQWGPLKPTNHKRRSCFKKKI; translated from the coding sequence ATGCCATCTGTACAAATTAAGAAGGTCGAGTCGCTGCGCGATTTGAGAACGTTCGTTGACTTTCATTACGACCTTTACGAGGGAGACCCATACGATGTTCCGAATCTTTTCATGGACGATATGAACACCTTGCGTAAAGATAAGAACGCTGCATTTGAGTTTTGCGAGGCAGAATATTATATTGCATACAAACAAGGTAAAGTAGTAGGGCGCGTAGCAGCCATCATTAACCATCGAGCCAATGAAAAATGGAAAACGAAGATCGTGCGGTTTGGCTGGATTGACTTCGTAGATGACCTGGACGTATCTCGCGCCTTGTTTGATGAAGTGGCTGCCTATGGCCGCTCAAAAGGCATGACCGAGATGGTGGGTCCATTGGGTTTCACCGACATGGATCCTGAAGGAATGCTCACGTGGGGCTTTGACAAGCTCAGTACGATGATTACCATTTACAATTATCCTTACTACCCACAGCATATAGAGAAGTTGGGCGGATGGGAAGTTGACCAAAACTATGTGGAATATTTCTTTGACGTTCCTAAGGAAATTCCTGAGAAATATGCGAAGATAGCCGAGGTTGTAGAATCGCGTTACAACCTGCACATCAAGAAACTGACTCGAAGGGAAGTGAAAAAGACCGATTATGGACGAAAGGTTTTTGACATCATCAACGAGACGTACAAAGACCTTTATGGCTATTCTGAACTCAGTGAGAAGCAGATTGATCACTATGTGAACATGTATCTTCGCTTCGCCGATTTGAACATGATTACGCTCATTGAGGATTGGAATAAGGACAGGAAACTCATTGGCGTGGGCATTTCAATTCCATCCCTGTCGTATGCCTTGCAAAAATGCCGTAGAGGCCGCTTGCTCCCCTGGGGGTGGTGGCATCTGTTGCGGGCCATCAAGTTTCAAAAGACAGGAGGTGGGGGCGACTTGCTCTTGATGGGTGTGCTGCCCGAGTATCGCTCCAAGGGTGCCAATGCCTTGTTGTTCACCGACTTGATACCTGTGTTTAACAAGTATGGATTCACTTGGGCCGAGAGTCAAGTGGAGCTGGAAACCAATGAGGGCGTGCAAAGTCAATGGGGACCGCTGAAGCCTACGAATCATAAGCGTCGCAGCTGTTTCAAGAAGAAGATTTAA